CCCGGGCTTGCGGGCGGTGATCTCCATGTCGATGCCGAGGGTGGCGGCGTGTTCGACGAGGTGCTGGCGGTAGCCGCCGTCGACCCAGACCTTGCGGATTCCGGGGTGGTCGGCGGCGACCTGGTCGATGAGCCGGGTGCCGGCGACGGAGTCCTGCACGCTGGCCGCGGTGACCAGCACCGTGAGGAGAAGGCCGAGCGTGTCGGTGACGGTGCTCCGTTCGCGGCCCGCGATCTTCTCGCCCGCGTCGATGCCCTGGCTGGCGGCAGGAACGCTGGTGGAGGTCTTGATGCTCTGGGCGTCGATCACACACGCTGAGGGCTCCGCGTCCCGTCCTTCCTTCTCACGGAGAAGTTGCCGCAGGACTCCGTTGAGCTGGGCGAACACGCCCTCGTCTGCCCATCTGGCGAAGTAGCCGTAGACGCTCTGGTGTGGCGGGAAGTCATGCGGGAGGTAGGCCCACTGGCAGCCGGTGCGGTCCACGCAGAGGATCGCGTTCATGATCTCGCGCAGGTCATGCCGCGGAGGCCGGCCGAAGTCCAGAGCCCGGCCACGGCGCTCGAAGCGCCACGCGGACAGCACCGGCTCGATCAACTCCCAGCGCGCATCGGACAGATCACTCGGATACGGGCGTCGCGTTGTCATGATTCCGGCGTACTGCCGCGGACCGAGTGCGCCCAGGCGCACAGCCGCGGCACCGGAAGCACGCAGGCCACCAATGGCCGGACATCCTGGGATGAGACAGGAACAAGGCCCAAACCGCCCCACCCGTCACCCCACCCGGCCCACAGGCACTGGCTCCACCCGTGGTCACTACCGCACCGCGACCGGCCGCCTCGTGAATCACATCAAATTCCTGCAATCCAGATTAAAACAACCTCTTAGAGGTCATCTCATTTGGCGTGCCCAGCGCAGACGATGAGGGACCGTCGACGGTGGCGGGGGGGAAGGCGAAGAAGCCGTTTCGGCGTGCCACAAGATCAGATAGCGTGCGTGGCCATGGGGGAGCCGATAGTGATCAGGCACGGCCAGACCGAGTGGAGCCTGTCGGGCCGGCACGCTGGACGGACCGATATTGCTCTGACGGAAGCGGGCGAGGCTGCGGCCAGTGGCTCGTGTGCTCACCGTGCGCTGGCTCGGCCTCGACGCGTCCGCGAGCCGACTGCTCGGCCACCCGCATCCGGGCACTCTCGGCTTCCTGGCCACCGAGGACGGGCAACCCATCATCTCCGCTTGGAACGTCCCGTAGGGCAAAGGCCGCCGAGCTTGGCGGGACGCCGTCTGCGAGGCCCCCGTCGGGAGCGGATCGGCGGAATCCCGCGCACGAGCGGCTCCAGCGCCTGGCTGTCGTGGGTGTTGGGCGCCGTCGGCACCACCCGTTGGAACAACTCCCAAAATACGTACCCCCGGAACCAGGAGACCTACCGGCCCGCACCGCAGGAGCTTGCGGCCGGCGTCTCCTGGGGGCTGGACGTATAGCCTGTACGCGGGTTCCGGTGGACGAAAAGCATGTCGGCCGGAACGTCAAGAGGGAGCAAGAGAGACGTCATGCGGGACATGCCGAAGAAGACGCCGACACGGCGCCACGTGGTGGCGGCCATGGCGGCGCTCATGATCACCACCGGCTGTACCGCTGAGCCTTCGGCACCGGGACACGCGATGTCGCCCGACGCCCGCGCGTACCTCACCACCGCGCTGGACGTCATGGAGAGCAACTCGCTGTACAAGACCGACCTCGACTGGTCGACGCTACGCAAGAACGCCTTCGCCCGCGCCGCGAAAGCACGTACACGGGCCGAGACCTACGGGGCCGTTCGCGAAGCACTCCGGAACCTGGGCGACCACCACAGCCAGTTCATGACTCCGGAGGAGGCCGAGGCGGCGCTGAGCCCCTCATCGGAGAACTCCCCGCTGCCTGAAGGCCGGCTGCTGCCCGGAGGCATCGGCTACCTCGTGCTGCCCTCGGTCGCGTCCGACAAGGCCGCCGCGGCGTACGTGCGCCAGGCCCGGGCCGTCGTACAGGACATGGACAGGCAGGGAGCCCGGGGCTGGATCGTCGACCTGCGCAGCAACACGGGCGGCGACATGTGGGGACCACTGGCCTCGGCCGGACGCCTGCTGGACGACGGTGACATCGGCACGTTCGTGGAGTCCGACGGCAAGCGGACACCCTGGACCCTCCGAGAGGGAACACCGGAGGCGTACCTCGACACCTGGGGCCCCGCCGAACCATTGGCACATCCGGATCCGCCCGTTGCCGTACTCACCGGCAAGCGCACCGCCAGCGCGGCCGAGGCCGTGACGATCGCCTTCCGCGGACAGCCGCGTACACGAAGTTTCGGCCAGCCCACACGAGGTGTGCCCACGGCAAACGACTCCCACCGTCTCGCCGACGGCGCGATGATCGTCCTCACCCAGGCCAGGGAAGCAGATCGGACCGGACGGATCCACGACGGCCCGATCCCACCCGACGAAGAGCTCCCGGACGATGCGCGGAACCCCGGCAACAGCCGGGACGGCACCGTGGAAGCCGCGACCCGCTGGCTGAGCACCCAGTGAACGGTGCACCCGCAGTACCGCATGACCTCTTCCCGCCCTCGGGCTGAAGCCCGACGGTCAGCCCCGCAGGGTGGCGATGGCCTTCTCGATGCGCCGTTGGCGCGTCTCGGGCTTCTTCGCGCTTTCGATGGCGCGCACGTGCTCGCGCTTGCGGCTGTACGTCAGGGTGTCGTAGGCGGCGCGGGCGGCCGGGTCTTCGTCCAGAGCCTGGGCGAAGTCAGCGGGTTCGACGACGACGCGCGGCTCGGTGTCGAGCTCGACCTCGACCTCGATCTCCTCGCCGATCTCCACTTCCGCGGCCTGCCGGTTGGCGTGGCTGAGGCCGATCAAGTGGCGGCCGCGCAGGAGGGCGATCCGGCTCTTCCAGGAATGCTCGTTGATCGTGATCGTCACCGGCGGTCGCGAGCCCTCGCCGAGCGCTGCCACCACCTCGGGCGGAACTTCCAGGCCCCGCATGGGCTCAGGTGGTTCAACGATGGACCGAAACTTCAAGATCTTCCCCTGTGTTCCCGTGTTCGTCCTGCCGGTTCACCGTGGACCGCACCCGTCTCGCAGCCGTCCCGGACGGCTGCGAGACGAAGACGGCGGTTACTCGGCGTAGGGCTGGTCGGTTCCCTGGTCGCTGTAGCCGAGACTCCAGATGTAGCCCTCCGGGTCGGCGAAGGTGCCGCCGTAGCCGCC
This genomic interval from Streptomyces sp. NBC_00193 contains the following:
- a CDS encoding YdeI/OmpD-associated family protein, producing MRGLEVPPEVVAALGEGSRPPVTITINEHSWKSRIALLRGRHLIGLSHANRQAAEVEIGEEIEVEVELDTEPRVVVEPADFAQALDEDPAARAAYDTLTYSRKREHVRAIESAKKPETRQRRIEKAIATLRG
- a CDS encoding IS5 family transposase, with amino-acid sequence MTTRRPYPSDLSDARWELIEPVLSAWRFERRGRALDFGRPPRHDLREIMNAILCVDRTGCQWAYLPHDFPPHQSVYGYFARWADEGVFAQLNGVLRQLLREKEGRDAEPSACVIDAQSIKTSTSVPAASQGIDAGEKIAGRERSTVTDTLGLLLTVLVTAASVQDSVAGTRLIDQVAADHPGIRKVWVDGGYRQHLVEHAATLGIDMEITARKPGTRGFTPIPKRWAVERTYGWLMLHRRLARDYETLPARSEAIIHIAMTDLMTRRLTGENTISWRDPTHQTKQPIPG
- a CDS encoding S41 family peptidase encodes the protein MPKKTPTRRHVVAAMAALMITTGCTAEPSAPGHAMSPDARAYLTTALDVMESNSLYKTDLDWSTLRKNAFARAAKARTRAETYGAVREALRNLGDHHSQFMTPEEAEAALSPSSENSPLPEGRLLPGGIGYLVLPSVASDKAAAAYVRQARAVVQDMDRQGARGWIVDLRSNTGGDMWGPLASAGRLLDDGDIGTFVESDGKRTPWTLREGTPEAYLDTWGPAEPLAHPDPPVAVLTGKRTASAAEAVTIAFRGQPRTRSFGQPTRGVPTANDSHRLADGAMIVLTQAREADRTGRIHDGPIPPDEELPDDARNPGNSRDGTVEAATRWLSTQ